One window of Candidatus Omnitrophota bacterium genomic DNA carries:
- a CDS encoding 4Fe-4S binding protein, which yields MEGEKLESFRISPVELKQWAYLRQRQKDFFCLRIKNSLGMLSSEQLAKLSELAKNYGQGFVHLTPRQGIEIPYVHRDNLLLVKEELEKVNLSISVSGSRVRAVVSCPGNRWCPWAWVDTLNLAEQIEREFYGKEEIEIFSWDAEAEKGLTIPEINREVLETRIKNKISLPHKFRISISGCTNSCARAQENEIGFCGQVMPEWHKEKCNFCRTCEGICPTDAIKIHPRKKEIELEESKCVYCGLCILNCPQSAWQIKLFGLAMYVGGKWGRFPQLGRKIANFLDEKQALNAIKKTLNFYVKEAKKGERLANILNRVGIEKLRQEII from the coding sequence ATGGAGGGAGAAAAATTAGAGAGTTTTAGAATTAGTCCTGTGGAGTTAAAGCAATGGGCTTACTTAAGACAGAGACAGAAAGATTTTTTTTGTTTGCGAATTAAGAATTCTTTAGGTATGTTAAGTTCGGAACAACTCGCAAAGCTTTCGGAATTGGCTAAGAATTATGGCCAGGGGTTTGTGCATCTTACTCCACGCCAAGGCATAGAAATTCCTTATGTCCATCGGGATAACCTTCTTTTGGTTAAGGAAGAATTAGAGAAGGTTAACTTGAGTATAAGTGTGAGTGGTTCAAGAGTGAGGGCAGTAGTTTCCTGTCCGGGAAATCGTTGGTGTCCTTGGGCATGGGTTGACACACTTAATCTTGCAGAACAGATTGAACGGGAATTTTATGGTAAGGAAGAGATAGAAATTTTTTCTTGGGATGCCGAGGCAGAGAAAGGGTTAACAATTCCAGAGATAAATCGCGAGGTTTTGGAAACCCGTATAAAAAATAAAATTAGTCTGCCCCACAAATTTCGTATTAGTATCTCTGGTTGTACTAATTCCTGTGCAAGAGCACAAGAAAATGAGATTGGTTTCTGTGGGCAGGTAATGCCTGAATGGCATAAAGAGAAATGTAATTTCTGTAGAACCTGTGAAGGAATTTGTCCTACCGATGCAATCAAGATTCATCCGCGTAAGAAAGAGATTGAATTAGAGGAGTCAAAATGTGTGTATTGTGGTCTCTGTATTCTCAATTGTCCCCAAAGTGCTTGGCAGATAAAACTCTTTGGGTTAGCAATGTATGTGGGAGGAAAATGGGGAAGGTTTCCGCAGTTAGGAAGAAAAATCGCCAATTTTTTAGATGAGAAACAGGCGCTTAATGCGATAAAAAAGACTCTTAATTTCTATGTTAAAGAAGCAAAAAAAGGAGAGCGTTTAGCAAATATTCTGAATCGTGTAGGGATTGAGAAATTGCGTCAGGAAATAATTTAG
- the cysK gene encoding cysteine synthase A, producing the protein MPFGDKIAKNVLELIGQTPLVRLNKIVDLEHAQVLAKLESFNPGGSIKDRICLMMIEVAEEEGMLKPGGTVIEPTSGNTGIGLAMVCAVKGYKCILTMPETMSLERRCILESYGAEVILTPGDAGMQGAIRKAEELLKKIPNSFMPQQFNNSANPEAHRRMTAQEIWNQTKGEIDAFVAGVGTGGTITGVGEVLKKKNPKIRIVAVEPETSAVLSGRDSGVHKIQGIGAGFIPRVLNREIIDEIVRVSDEDAFKIAKRLAWEEGIFVGVSSGAACWAALKVANNLSKTKKVVVIFPDRGERYISIMQ; encoded by the coding sequence ATGCCTTTCGGAGATAAGATAGCTAAGAATGTTCTGGAGTTGATTGGCCAGACTCCTCTGGTAAGATTGAATAAAATTGTTGATTTAGAACATGCCCAGGTTTTAGCAAAATTAGAAAGTTTTAATCCTGGTGGAAGCATAAAAGATAGAATATGTCTTATGATGATTGAGGTGGCAGAGGAGGAGGGAATGCTTAAGCCTGGCGGGACAGTGATTGAACCCACCAGCGGCAATACAGGAATCGGTTTGGCTATGGTCTGTGCAGTAAAAGGGTATAAATGCATTCTTACGATGCCCGAAACAATGAGTTTAGAGAGAAGATGTATTCTTGAATCCTACGGAGCAGAGGTAATACTTACTCCCGGAGACGCGGGGATGCAGGGGGCAATAAGAAAAGCAGAGGAACTTCTGAAAAAAATACCCAACAGTTTTATGCCCCAGCAGTTTAATAATTCAGCAAACCCCGAGGCGCATCGGAGGATGACTGCCCAAGAAATCTGGAATCAGACCAAAGGAGAAATAGATGCTTTTGTAGCAGGAGTAGGCACAGGAGGAACAATTACCGGCGTAGGGGAAGTTTTGAAAAAGAAAAACCCCAAAATTAGAATTGTGGCAGTCGAACCGGAAACAAGTGCAGTTTTATCGGGAAGGGATAGTGGTGTGCATAAGATTCAAGGAATTGGAGCAGGGTTTATACCCCGCGTTCTCAACAGAGAGATTATTGATGAAATAGTTCGAGTTTCTGATGAGGATGCTTTTAAAATTGCTAAAAGATTAGCCTGGGAAGAAGGGATTTTCGTAGGGGTTTCTTCAGGTGCAGCCTGTTGGGCAGCACTTAAGGTAGCAAATAACCTCAGTAAGACAAAGAAAGTAGTGGTTATTTTCCCGGACAGGGGAGAAAGATACATCTCCATAATGCAATAA
- a CDS encoding M67 family metallopeptidase has translation MLVLERKVLEKIIKHCKKEFPLEACGIFVGRNDKAEKIFALPNIEKDSTRFLADAKEQLKAFKETEKLKMKILGIYHSHPDGSAYPSSRDRELAFYPDFFYLIVSLKNFNNPEIRVYRINGDKIEEEKMKIQGGQNAFRR, from the coding sequence ATGTTGGTTTTAGAAAGAAAAGTTTTGGAAAAGATAATTAAACACTGTAAGAAAGAATTCCCTTTAGAAGCATGCGGGATATTTGTAGGTAGGAATGACAAGGCAGAAAAAATTTTTGCCCTTCCCAATATCGAAAAAGACTCTACTAGATTCCTTGCTGATGCGAAAGAGCAATTAAAAGCATTCAAAGAAACAGAAAAGTTAAAAATGAAAATATTAGGGATATATCATTCTCACCCCGACGGTTCAGCTTATCCCTCAAGCAGAGACAGAGAACTTGCATTTTATCCTGATTTTTTTTATCTTATTGTTTCGCTAAAAAATTTTAATAATCCTGAAATTCGGGTTTACAGAATCAATGGAGATAAAATAGAAGAAGAAAAGATGAAGATACAAGGAGGTCAAAATGCCTTTCGGAGATAA
- a CDS encoding Rrf2 family transcriptional regulator, translating to MKITYKGDYALKTVLELALHYGDRVETISKLSSRLDIPEKFLEQILRELKRGGFVESKRGSVGGYFLARHPSQIKLGEVVRFMEGAIEPIACVDEGYKGCQEINSCVFRRIWKDVTKKTEEVIDSVSFEDLVNEIRSKKKLLIYTI from the coding sequence ATGAAAATAACCTATAAAGGAGATTATGCACTGAAGACAGTTTTGGAATTGGCGCTACACTATGGCGACAGAGTAGAGACCATTTCTAAATTAAGTAGCCGTTTGGATATACCGGAAAAGTTTTTAGAGCAGATATTAAGGGAGTTAAAAAGAGGAGGATTTGTAGAAAGTAAAAGAGGGAGTGTGGGAGGTTACTTTTTGGCGCGACATCCTTCGCAGATAAAACTGGGTGAGGTGGTACGTTTTATGGAAGGAGCCATCGAACCAATTGCCTGTGTAGATGAAGGATATAAAGGATGCCAGGAAATAAACAGTTGTGTTTTTCGCAGAATATGGAAAGATGTTACTAAAAAGACTGAAGAGGTTATTGACAGTGTAAGTTTTGAGGATTTGGTCAATGAAATTAGATCAAAAAAGAAACTTTTAATCTACACTATTTAA
- the rsxC gene encoding electron transport complex subunit RsxC, with product MFFKKTFPGGIHPPTYKNLTQNYPLEEIPSPQKVVLPLIQHSGSPAEPLVKPEEVVSMGQKIASSDKYISAPIHASISGKVSKIDYFNHPILGKSLAIFIEDTGVHPDFIPFTKENPENLSPPELKKIIQEAGIVGLGGAGFPTHVKLSSPKPIDTLILNAAECEPYLTCDERLLQEKPIEVFKGLEIIIKIISPKSVFIGIEDNKKELIKTIEENLHKLGLNKIKTFILKTKYPQGGEKQLIKAITGRIVPSGGLPFDVGTLVHNVGTVFAVYEAVYLGKPLYERIITISGKAIKKRGNFKVKMGTLLSDIVEYCGGFIKEPKKIIFGGPMMGIAQWSLDTPIIKGTSGVLFLTDEELNLENSTACIRCGKCIEVCPMQIMPASIGLAGEYNKWNIAKEYSPLDCIECGACSYICPTRRDLVQFIKLAKQFTR from the coding sequence ATGTTTTTTAAAAAAACATTCCCAGGGGGAATACATCCCCCTACCTATAAGAACCTAACCCAAAATTATCCCCTTGAGGAAATACCCTCTCCCCAGAAAGTGGTCTTACCTCTCATCCAGCATAGCGGTAGCCCCGCTGAACCTTTAGTTAAACCCGAAGAAGTGGTAAGCATGGGACAGAAAATTGCTTCCTCGGATAAATATATCTCCGCACCCATTCATGCCTCTATCTCTGGAAAAGTTTCCAAAATAGATTATTTCAACCACCCTATCCTGGGTAAGTCTTTAGCGATTTTTATTGAAGATACAGGAGTTCACCCAGATTTTATACCATTTACCAAAGAAAATCCCGAGAATTTATCTCCCCCAGAGTTAAAAAAAATAATTCAGGAAGCCGGTATTGTGGGTTTAGGAGGAGCGGGGTTTCCTACGCACGTTAAACTCTCATCTCCCAAGCCCATCGACACATTAATCCTCAATGCCGCAGAATGCGAGCCATATCTTACTTGCGATGAGCGACTTTTGCAAGAAAAACCAATCGAAGTCTTTAAAGGTTTAGAAATTATTATAAAAATAATCTCTCCAAAGAGTGTTTTCATAGGAATTGAAGATAATAAGAAAGAGTTAATAAAAACCATAGAGGAAAATCTCCATAAACTTGGATTAAATAAAATAAAAACCTTCATTTTAAAAACTAAATATCCTCAGGGAGGAGAAAAACAACTCATTAAAGCAATAACTGGACGTATCGTCCCTTCGGGAGGACTCCCTTTTGATGTCGGAACATTAGTCCACAATGTGGGAACTGTCTTTGCTGTATACGAAGCAGTTTATTTAGGAAAGCCCCTCTATGAAAGAATAATCACTATATCGGGAAAGGCAATTAAGAAACGAGGAAACTTCAAAGTAAAAATGGGTACTTTACTTTCTGACATCGTCGAATATTGTGGAGGATTTATTAAAGAACCTAAAAAAATAATCTTCGGAGGCCCAATGATGGGAATTGCTCAATGGAGTTTAGATACCCCCATAATAAAAGGAACCTCCGGTGTTTTATTTCTTACTGATGAAGAACTAAACTTAGAAAATTCAACCGCCTGTATCCGTTGTGGAAAATGTATTGAAGTATGCCCGATGCAGATTATGCCTGCTTCTATTGGTTTAGCCGGAGAATATAATAAATGGAATATTGCAAAAGAATATTCACCGTTAGATTGTATTGAATGTGGCGCTTGTAGCTACATTTGTCCCACAAGAAGAGATTTAGTGCAATTTATAAAATTAGCAAAACAATTTACTCGTTAA
- a CDS encoding RnfABCDGE type electron transport complex subunit D: MNSLIVSVSPHIKTKDSCKRIMWSVVLALIPTGCAGVFIFGLSALKVIIVSLITALLTEAIIQKLRHKKTTISDGSCFITGLLLAYNLPPSVPWWIPALGSFFAIAIVKHSFGGLGHNIFNPALAGRAFLVASSPRFMTNWTPPRWQIDTLTTATPLGIIKEKISHPLPSYLQLFLGDRGGCIGEVCILAIICGALFLLCKGYIHWYTPFTFIFTLGILSWMFMGNTLFKGNWLFHLLSGGLFLGAFFMATDYVTTPLTRRGQIIFGFGCGILTFLIRKFGGYPEGVSYSILIMNAFTPLIDRYTKTKKFGYTKTPNPK; the protein is encoded by the coding sequence ATGAATAGTCTTATAGTTTCTGTATCTCCACACATAAAGACTAAGGACTCCTGCAAAAGGATTATGTGGTCGGTAGTTTTAGCACTTATTCCCACAGGATGTGCGGGGGTCTTTATTTTTGGCTTATCTGCTTTGAAAGTAATTATTGTTTCTTTAATCACTGCTCTTTTAACGGAAGCGATTATTCAGAAATTAAGACATAAAAAAACAACCATTTCTGATGGTTCTTGTTTTATTACGGGACTCCTTCTTGCCTACAACCTTCCTCCATCGGTCCCCTGGTGGATCCCTGCGCTTGGAAGTTTCTTTGCAATCGCCATCGTCAAACATTCATTTGGAGGGTTAGGACACAATATCTTTAATCCCGCTTTAGCCGGAAGAGCTTTTCTCGTCGCTTCCTCACCGCGTTTCATGACTAACTGGACTCCACCACGTTGGCAAATAGACACTTTAACCACCGCCACACCACTAGGAATTATAAAAGAAAAAATTTCTCACCCCCTTCCTTCTTATCTACAGCTTTTCCTTGGAGACCGTGGGGGATGCATTGGCGAGGTGTGTATCTTGGCAATTATTTGCGGAGCTCTCTTTCTTCTTTGTAAAGGTTATATCCACTGGTATACTCCTTTCACTTTTATCTTTACTTTAGGAATTCTCAGTTGGATGTTTATGGGGAACACACTATTTAAAGGCAACTGGTTATTTCATCTTCTAAGCGGTGGGTTATTCTTGGGAGCATTCTTTATGGCGACTGACTATGTAACTACTCCTTTAACCCGAAGGGGACAGATTATTTTTGGCTTTGGTTGTGGTATCTTAACCTTTTTAATCCGTAAATTTGGAGGGTATCCGGAAGGAGTATCTTATTCTATCCTTATCATGAATGCTTTTACTCCTCTAATTGACAGATACACAAAAACTAAAAAATTTGGATATACAAAAACTCCAAACCCTAAATAA
- a CDS encoding RnfABCDGE type electron transport complex subunit G, translating to MVRFGIILMLVCLTASLILSFTYKKTNPLIIIQKEKEEKEALSTVYPEGENFKKLDNHYLVYKDEKPIGFVIRVSAKGYAGPIEMLVGFNQEGTIQGVNVLEQKETPGLGARISEVKYGEKEPWFLSQFKHKNIKELNLSKINAISGATISSRAIIEGVRKNIEEFLKGQTLNLKQ from the coding sequence ATGGTTAGGTTTGGTATAATTTTAATGTTGGTGTGTCTAACTGCGTCTCTTATTCTCTCTTTCACTTATAAAAAAACTAATCCTTTAATTATTATACAGAAAGAAAAGGAAGAGAAGGAAGCATTAAGCACTGTCTATCCCGAAGGTGAAAATTTTAAAAAATTGGATAACCACTATTTAGTATATAAAGATGAGAAACCCATCGGGTTTGTTATAAGGGTTTCTGCAAAAGGATATGCAGGACCAATTGAAATGCTTGTCGGGTTTAATCAGGAAGGCACGATTCAAGGAGTTAATGTCCTGGAACAGAAAGAAACTCCTGGTTTGGGAGCTAGAATCTCTGAGGTAAAATATGGGGAAAAAGAACCATGGTTTTTATCCCAGTTTAAGCATAAAAACATAAAAGAATTAAACTTGTCCAAAATAAATGCTATTTCTGGAGCCACAATTTCTAGTCGAGCGATAATAGAAGGAGTAAGAAAAAATATCGAAGAATTTTTAAAAGGACAAACTCTAAACCTCAAACAATAA
- a CDS encoding electron transport complex subunit E yields MNLWQEFKKGITIQNPTFGLILGLCPTLAVSTNVINAVGMGIAASFVLLGSNVIISSVRRIIPQEIRIPCYIVIIATFVTITELVMKAFVPALSKSLGIFIPLIVVNCIVMARAEAFASKNSIILSIFDALGMGLGFTLALTLIASIREILGNGTFLGIPLINNFSPLIIMILAPGALLTIGLLIGLTNWIKLKNQKTEYQKPKRFKCASCFKI; encoded by the coding sequence ATGAACTTATGGCAAGAATTTAAAAAAGGAATAACCATTCAAAATCCTACCTTTGGCTTAATCCTAGGGTTATGTCCTACTTTAGCAGTTTCTACTAATGTAATCAATGCCGTAGGTATGGGAATAGCAGCGTCTTTTGTGCTCTTAGGCTCAAATGTAATTATTTCTTCTGTACGCCGTATTATTCCCCAAGAGATAAGAATACCCTGTTACATCGTGATTATTGCTACCTTTGTTACTATTACCGAGTTGGTAATGAAAGCTTTCGTGCCTGCCCTAAGCAAATCCTTAGGAATCTTTATCCCCCTCATTGTAGTAAATTGTATTGTTATGGCAAGAGCAGAAGCATTTGCCTCTAAAAATTCTATCATCCTCTCTATCTTTGATGCTCTTGGGATGGGATTAGGTTTTACTCTGGCCCTTACTCTCATCGCCAGCATCAGAGAAATATTGGGTAATGGAACTTTTTTAGGCATACCCCTTATAAATAATTTTTCCCCTTTAATTATTATGATACTTGCTCCCGGCGCACTTTTAACTATTGGACTTTTAATCGGTTTAACTAATTGGATAAAGTTAAAAAATCAGAAAACCGAATATCAAAAACCGAAAAGATTTAAATGTGCCTCTTGTTTTAAAATTTAA
- the rsxA gene encoding electron transport complex subunit RsxA, whose amino-acid sequence MTQYIMIVIGAIFINNFILTRFLGLCPFIGVSKETKPALSMGLAVTFVMTMASLITWLIYRFVLIPYDLIYLRTISFILVIATFVQLVEIFIRKFSPVLFRAFGIYLPLITTNCAVLGVALLNSEMFFKEKEILKNSFSYSLLQGFSAGIGFTLAILLMSGIRERLELAEIPEPLKNIPIAFIVAGLMSIAFLGFSGFKL is encoded by the coding sequence ATGACTCAGTATATAATGATTGTTATTGGCGCAATATTTATCAACAACTTTATTCTTACGCGTTTCTTAGGGCTTTGTCCTTTCATTGGCGTATCCAAAGAGACTAAACCCGCCTTATCAATGGGACTGGCAGTAACTTTTGTTATGACTATGGCTTCTCTAATCACTTGGTTAATATACAGATTTGTCCTTATACCCTATGACCTCATTTATCTACGCACCATTTCTTTTATTCTCGTTATCGCTACCTTTGTTCAATTGGTAGAAATTTTTATTCGTAAATTCTCTCCTGTTCTTTTTCGTGCTTTTGGAATATATCTTCCGTTAATTACAACCAACTGCGCGGTTTTAGGAGTAGCGCTTTTAAATAGCGAAATGTTTTTTAAAGAGAAGGAAATATTAAAAAATAGTTTTTCTTATTCACTTTTGCAGGGTTTTTCTGCAGGAATTGGATTCACTTTAGCAATACTTCTCATGTCAGGAATAAGGGAACGTTTAGAATTGGCAGAAATTCCTGAACCACTAAAAAATATCCCTATTGCCTTTATTGTTGCAGGTTTAATGTCTATTGCGTTCTTAGGGTTTTCCGGGTTTAAACTATAA
- a CDS encoding RnfABCDGE type electron transport complex subunit B has translation MLVPILTLSILGLLFGIGLSLAFKVFKVEEDPNIGKILEFLPGANCGACGYAGCFGLAEAIAKGKASPISCAPANTEAKQKISAILGKELKEETKLVATLICNGGGIATDKFIYQGTYSCIAANLLSGGQKTCPYGCLGFGDCEKVCPFGAIYIDRDKQLPVINETKCTACGLCIKACPKKILVLRPMDKKIYVMCNSLDKGFLVSKYCKNGCIGCLKCEKVCPSDAIHVKNNLALIDYAKCTQCGECVKVCPTKVIHPSNTLLKEKD, from the coding sequence ATGTTAGTACCAATTTTAACTTTAAGCATCTTGGGTTTATTGTTTGGGATCGGACTCAGTCTTGCCTTTAAAGTCTTCAAAGTTGAAGAAGACCCAAACATCGGGAAAATTCTGGAATTCTTACCTGGAGCAAACTGTGGCGCCTGCGGTTATGCAGGATGTTTCGGTCTAGCCGAGGCAATTGCTAAAGGAAAAGCTTCGCCTATTTCCTGTGCTCCAGCAAATACCGAAGCAAAGCAAAAAATATCCGCAATTTTAGGAAAGGAACTAAAAGAAGAAACTAAATTAGTGGCTACCCTTATCTGTAACGGTGGCGGTATTGCTACCGATAAATTTATTTATCAGGGGACATATTCTTGTATAGCAGCTAACCTTTTATCCGGTGGTCAAAAGACTTGTCCCTACGGCTGTTTGGGTTTTGGCGATTGCGAAAAGGTGTGTCCTTTTGGAGCAATCTATATAGATAGAGATAAGCAATTACCAGTAATTAACGAAACAAAATGTACTGCCTGCGGATTATGTATAAAAGCATGTCCTAAAAAAATCCTTGTTTTAAGGCCGATGGATAAAAAAATTTATGTAATGTGTAACTCCCTTGATAAAGGATTTTTGGTAAGCAAATACTGCAAAAATGGATGCATTGGCTGTCTTAAATGCGAAAAAGTGTGCCCTTCAGATGCTATCCATGTAAAGAATAACCTTGCCTTAATTGACTATGCGAAATGCACTCAGTGCGGAGAATGCGTAAAAGTCTGTCCTACCAAAGTAATACATCCTTCAAATACACTTCTTAAAGAAAAAGATTAA
- a CDS encoding type II secretion system protein GspG, whose amino-acid sequence MLTFSIRRSSALELSVVLGIIFFLAFVFLCYFYFWVTKAKEMVLQAELRNMRIALNVYKGFNGKYPDDIRELIDREIFWTKFSHEMYKRPYLQHQRLDKDSFPIDPWNRHFVYNASTGKIFSQAKRYKNW is encoded by the coding sequence ATGCTAACGTTTAGCATCCGAAGAAGTAGTGCCCTGGAGTTATCTGTTGTTTTGGGAATAATTTTTTTCTTAGCTTTTGTTTTTCTTTGTTATTTTTATTTTTGGGTGACTAAAGCAAAAGAGATGGTTTTACAAGCAGAACTTCGCAACATGCGCATTGCGCTTAACGTGTATAAAGGATTTAATGGAAAATATCCCGATGATATTCGGGAATTAATTGATAGAGAAATCTTTTGGACAAAGTTTAGCCACGAGATGTATAAAAGGCCTTATTTACAACATCAGCGGCTAGATAAGGATAGTTTCCCCATAGACCCCTGGAATAGACATTTTGTTTATAATGCAAGTACGGGGAAAATTTTTTCGCAGGCTAAAAGGTATAAAAACTGGTAA
- a CDS encoding periplasmic heavy metal sensor — MERKIKTFFLSLGMVFFLGFPLYAREPFEPKQHREGEPRWKKLAKILNLTEEQQQKLEENSKKQREKTSELFKALKEEHRKLRKELERKDVRKEDIRPIVDNIKSLQAKLLEQKIEGIFAVKEILTPEQFTKFQEISQKRMKHKERDWRKSK; from the coding sequence ATGGAGAGAAAAATTAAAACATTTTTTTTAAGTTTGGGGATGGTGTTTTTCTTAGGTTTTCCCCTTTACGCACGGGAACCTTTTGAGCCTAAACAGCATAGAGAAGGAGAACCCCGCTGGAAAAAGCTGGCGAAAATTTTGAATCTTACCGAGGAGCAACAGCAGAAACTCGAAGAAAATAGTAAGAAACAACGAGAGAAGACATCTGAGTTGTTTAAAGCGTTGAAAGAGGAACACAGAAAACTACGCAAAGAATTAGAGAGAAAAGATGTGAGAAAAGAAGACATTAGGCCAATCGTAGATAACATAAAATCTCTGCAGGCAAAATTACTTGAGCAGAAGATAGAAGGAATCTTTGCCGTGAAGGAGATTCTTACTCCTGAACAATTTACCAAATTTCAGGAAATAAGCCAAAAGAGAATGAAACATAAAGAAAGAGATTGGCGTAAAAGTAAATAG